Part of the Sebastes umbrosus isolate fSebUmb1 chromosome 3, fSebUmb1.pri, whole genome shotgun sequence genome is shown below.
GGAAGGTGTAATCGTGTGTGCTGTTCATATCTAGAAGAATCATCGTGTATATAATCAGggattaaatgtttattttcctttttttttgtttttaattctgaATGATTTTTGGATGATTTTACGTCTCTGTGGTGGGAGTGTGTTCGTGTCTGTCTGTGAAGGAAACACTGGCTGAAGCTCTTTGAATCAAAATGAAGTGGAATATATAAgtttaaattaatacatttatatacatatataaaatctataaatatatatatttatcgaCTTGAAACCACACTGCCTGCAAAATCCAGCTGAATGTTTTGTCCCCTCGTTGTGTTTAAAGGCCTTAGTTTTTACCTGCAGTCAGTGTAGATTTTAAACTTTCTTTAACCCGCATTGTCcactctgtctttttctttttctaatttaatgCATCTTTTTAACATAAATTATGTCCCACCCCTCTCACCGTTGCTGCAGTCCATCTACCGTCTCTAGAACGCAGGAGGactgttgttattattttattctttagtTTGCGAAACGTCCACCGACCAAACGCTGGTGTATCTGGTGAGTTCATGTGTCCTCAGTTGTCATTTgaaggttttatttctattccatgttgatttatttttacatatattcCAGCTGTTGTGGCCGGTGGATGAAAAGAAGTTTCCTTCCTTGTTCGTGTCAGCTCTTGCTgttcatttttgttgttttcggGGGTGAAAACGGGACTTCTTTTTGGTTAAAACCACTGAAACTTTCTCGGCAGTGAAGGTCGACTCACATCAGAAGGGAATTAAGGGACCAATTTCTGCTTCCATGTGTCGGGTTATGTACACTGTTCCTAATATGAAgtgcttttttgttgttgcggCTCTTATTCGCTCATGTTTTGCGatattcttgtttgttttttgctcaTACTACTGTCAGCCCCGTCTCCCAGGAGGATTTTGCACATTGTAAAGATGAAATGGATGTAATCATAGTTCACTGTGGCTTTAGACTGTGTACAGTTAAACTATGGACTGTAAAATGTACGGGAAAATTCCTATGGAAAAAAACTGAATCACTTGAAGAGCCTGTCAAAAGGTTATTGTGCATGCCCAGGTTCTTTTGAGACTATAAGTGTGTAAATTTTACTTTTAGTGTACACAAGAAATTAAAATAGTTATCTTCTCTgcttgtttctgtttctttcgGACGATAAATCAAAGAGATATCTCCAAACAGTCTGCTgcagattttaaaaagaaaagaaaagaaattctgGCTTAAGTAAATGTTTATGGAGGCTGGAGTCTGCCACCAAAAACATTATACTTTTACATTGTTTGATTATATTCAATTAAACTGACCAGTTTAAAAAAGCTATTAtagattaaataattaaaaatagaatTTAAGTAAAAAATCATACAATTAAAAATTGAATTAgtcaaataataattaaaaactaaAGAATTTTAAAGCTAATTTGTGCCCatcatattcatattcacaATACATTTGTATTAGTTGTACtaatttaacattaaaaaacagaataattaagTACAATAATAGTATTTGTTCACTTTCATTTTACTTTGAACTTTTGAACTAATTTCTGTAAAACATGAAGTCTTAGCAGCTACATCCATGCTAATATTAGCTCATTAGCAGCGGTCTGTATGTACACAGACGCTGTCCtgaggtgtgtgtttctgtgtgtcttcctgtttgacaatacaatacatttgtataatttgtactaatttaacatttaataaccAAATGTAAAGTAGAATTAGTGAAACACAAacttaatatttttaaaatgtattttttaattttataatacATAATGTAAATACACTTTTCcttaatacatttttgaaaaaattattgatttattaattgatttaaataaaacaataaattgttTCTGTTGGCACACTCCAGGCTCCATAAATACTAGtgattttttataaatgttattttgggTTGAACTGTCCCTTTACTGTTGCTTTCACAGGTTGAAACAGCAGCTGAGAGAAACTATTAAAACCTTAATGAGACAAAGTTCAAGAGATGATAAACTCGAGATCTCGGTTAAAAAATAGTTTCACATCTCACCATCATGCAGATATCTGTGTATTGTTCTTCCCCTGTTTCCATTCAGCAGAATTCACTGCATGGCATGGCATGGCTCGGCACGGTCAAAAACTGTTTGGCTTctcatctcacacacacctgatcCTAATCACCTGAAAGTTCACCTATAtgcacttccatgtcactgttaCACCCTGTGGTCAGTGCTAGAACTGCAGGCATTATCACATACATTAACTGTGTTTATATCCACAGATGCAAGTAAAATAAACTACATTAAGGCTCCAAcaattagggccacattgaggaaaaaactcTGAGATTTTGAGGATAAAGTCCTTAttttagaacttttttttcctcttgtaaaatgatgacattattctcgtaatattacaacttttcttgtaatattatgactttattctggaaatcccAGATTTTTCTTCCCCCAGTGTGGCCCTTatacaaattatatattataataataagaaaaagatAGTAAATAAAAGACAGACAAGAGGACAAAGATGAGATCATTCCCatttattgtagaaaataaaatTACTAAAGTGGAACCCCCCCCGCCCCGTCAGAGCTGAATCCTCATCTTACACATTCAAATATAATTCTCAGaagaaaaatgtcatattgCATAGGACAAGGCACAGATTCATGTAACGACTTATTCCATCCCTTCTGTTAATGTCCAGTAAAAACCTCCTGCAGCCACAGTGACGCTACAAAccactaaaataataataatatttggtTTGACAAAAAGTGTTGAACAATCAATCTTTCATTATCTggaaggaaacaaacaaaacagcaaagatGAGTCTGGATAAACAGCCTGGAGCcagtttttaataataaataattggaTTAAATCTAAAAGATTTGTTTAGTTAGTCCAATCGTTGTCTTACTTTTTGTTgattttacagtaaatatgttcAAATTCAGAACTAAAGGTCAAATATATCAGATATTTTGGATACTGATGATCCACTTGAAGTGGATTTGAAAACAGACAGCTCCAAATAGaatctctgtatttatttgtttgtattttattaatttacacaCTAAATGAAGATGTCACCGTGTCCCACTCGTGTACTACATACTGATTCGCAGCAGGTTTTGAGTCTGTAATGTGCTCACACCGTGGAAACGTGACAACATTAAGTGATTTTTAAGAGTCTCACAGCTgtagacaaataaaacaaataaataaatgttaaatggcAGTGAAACAACTCCAGGAAGCTCTTAGAAAACTAAGAAAGAAGTGTTAAATCTTAAAGACATTTGTGAAGTTAAATTAGTTGTAAACAGTAAAGTATGAATACTTGTACCAACCACAAAAGCTGTGCACTATATAgtagagctgcagcgattaatcagttagttgtcaactaaattaatcgccaactattttgatcgattaatcggtttgagttatttttaattctctaattccagcttcttaaatgtgaatattttctggtttctttactcttctatgacagtaaactgaatatctttgagttgtggacaaaaccagacatttgaggacgtcatcttgggctttggggaaacactgatcgacatttatcaccattttatagaccaactaattgattaatcgagaaaataacagattaatcaaccatgacaataatcgttagttgcagccctaatatatatatatatagatagatgtataatgaaaacaatataatgtataaagagacacatATTGTATACAATTAGTCTGTAATAAGGACTCAGTTCTTATTGGTGTGACAACCTGCTGTTACATCATCTGTCCAGCAGGTGGAGACACAGACGTTAACCAGATCTGGATTCAGTTTCAATATTTATGTATCAGGACATGATTGATCCGGGTCTGATCAATCTGATCTATTTACAATGACTAATGTACCTAAATAAACCAGAACTACACATACAGATAGCACGTTAATACCAGCTGGAGACCAACAAACGAACAAAAGGATTTTGGAgttcagattaaaaaaaactggcTCGGTGTTTATCCATATAGAACTTTCTCACTCACACATATACATTAGAGCTGTGGCATAGGTTGAACTGAGGGCGTTTGCATTGCTGGAATCCTAAAATATATTAcatagtattaaaaaaaaactccaatcATTTATTAAATGACGGTACATTTCATAGAAGAGATTTCCCCCAAAATGACCTCTGAGTTCATCTTTCAAGTCCACTTAGAAGTCGGTTTTGGTGGATTTTCCCCTTTGAAAGAATACATATTTATGTTctgtacaaacaaaatattagtGTCCAGAGTTACAATAAATATACACGGAAAGCTGagagataataaataattcatagaGTTATTTCTGCTAAAGGGAACGTCTGCATATTAAAGTTTGTATCACCACcactgttgaggaaatacctcCGTTATTGCAATTTAACTTCTTCACATCATAAATTACATACTTGTTTTTCCAGATGTGAGGTTTTTATTAACTCCAGGTTGTAGttttaaaactataaaataacTTCATTGGTTGAGTTAAAAGTGAGAAACCACATATTTGAGCGGAATAAAATGAGATTGGAGCTcctttaaaaacacatgaagACGATGATGCAATGATGCAATGAAGCTTTAAGGAAATAGagcatgaaactaaaaaaatgtacagctagcaggtcattgttgtgaaataaattcCTCTCTGTCCgggtttatttcatttttttatttaatatttatacttGAGTTCATTCTTAGCCATTTGAATTTCATTTAGCTAATTTGCGCTCGCTGTCAGTTTTTAACTCAACCAATgagatttttttctcttcttcgtGCTACTAAAACTACAAGTTGGATTTTAACCAGCAACAACAACTACAGTGGTGTTCAGACACAAAGTCAATGTGTGGACAGGAAGTGTGACGGATATCATCAGCAATAAACAAGCTAcagatgtaaaaacaaaatgccaaaTTAAGTTTGAAACAAGAAGCCTggtgttattatatatttttcttcttatcaaatccaatgaaaagaacaaaaacaaacataaattgACTGACatgtattgtttgtgtttctttccGTGGGATTCattaacaataagaaaaatacagaaaaacagcagactttacattttcatttaacaaCAATCAGCTCAACATTTACACGtgtgttgcttttttaaaaagactttCACATTCTTTGTTGACTAATTCAAATCCATTTTGCAGGCTGGATCCTCTGGATGATGAAATCAAGGTAATTAAACTTCCTTCAGAGTTGGTATTGCTACGTGACGAGCAACAGCAAGACGTGACCGTGTTATCGAGGTTTTAAAAAAGGCACTGGATTGTTTTTCATAAATGCTATTGagatcttttttctttcttatttgtAGAAACATGCACCGACGgtagaaaaaaagtctctggagatttttttgtttcttacaATTTCTCGGACAGCGGTAGAAAAACAGGACGGTACTTCACGCTGGCGTTATTGAACCTGGAGCTCGGTGGAAGACAAAGACTGAGCTTCTGTTTCCACATTTGTGAGGAAATCATTCTAACGGTGGATCATCAGTATGCAGCCCAGGATGACAGTGTGCTTCCAATACTTTAACTCAGTGATTCAAGCTGCTGTGTGTGCTTTTATAAACATTAGTAAAGCTAACTGTACCTCACACATTGAAGGCCTGGTCACTCCAGCATTCAAAACCTCAACATTTAGCACCGAAATCAGTTCATTTCAATGGAAGTAAAGTACATCCAAAATTTTGCCAGTTCAGCTgaattttgacatttaaaaaattgcacCGTTGACGAAAAGCAAGCTGTCTTGACAGAGCTGATCTTTGAGGGAACAGAGAGTCCTAAATGGAGGATGCTATCGTAGCTTACTAGCTGTTGGGGTATAAACTTGGTTAGCAGACAGTTATGAGACAGGAGTcgattatactgtataaactgtgtgGATTCACTGTCCCGTTAGCGAGCGCTTGTTTTTCTAACGAACAGTCCTGAGAACAAGAAGCTCAGAAAGCTTTTGTAACTTATTAGTAGGGATGTAAATCACAAGTTggatcacgatacaatattatatcgatTCTTTAGAAAACGATACAATATTTGATGATACCACAAAGTCTGCTGTGATATCATTTCGATtcaatttaacacaatcagttacaacTGATTTTGTTTCAACAGAAAGCAACTcaaatttgacaattttatcactgggctcttccagacaatgaaaagaaaaacaatctattctttttaattagaagaataaaaatagactTCCTGTTGTTTACTATACAGTGCAGCATTTCTCATGTTGAAGCAATGTTTGAATGTTTAGGAATGAGCTGCGCTTGGAAGGACATGGCGACACGgacgtgccatgggaatttcaaaataaaggcgtgtcttaaagatgacgatgtgtatcaatgttttcactttgcatcgatgatattggatctttgatcattgaatcgatccATATCGATATACAGTATTGATACACCCCTACTTATTAGTGCTAGCATGTTGGTTAAAATACAATAATGCTATCATGATGGATATcgttattttattcatttcatttattggtTGCTTGATAGAGACGGTAAGTATTAATAAACATGGCTGTAAATGCACTGCAGAGTTAGCTAAAAAGCTATTTTCTACCTTTAGTTTCTGGACAGATGTTACTGAGTGATCCTAAAAaagaatatactgtaagtgGTTAACTACCTGTAGCTCAGCACGAACTCACTACATCACCAAGCCTTTAAAACCAAATATTGACCAGGCCTTTATactgtctctcctctttctgACACGGATAAACAGGTTGAAGCATTATTTTTCCATTCCTGTCATCTCTGAAACCTTCTGGAACAACAGCGCTCTCCACCTGTTTTGTTGAATAAAAGGATCCAGCAGATTTATCTCTGAATAACAGCTTATGTGTGTAAACTAATGTCCTAATAATTTGTTGATGTTAAACTCAACACGCAGCAGCTTGAATCCTCCAGAATAAAACCAGTGTGAAGCACGTTGCAACTTTAAAACTgtacaaaattaacaaaaagttataaaaaagtcTCTCTCAGCTGCCCACCAGCACCTCCATGATGTGGTCCAGCTCAGCCAGGTCCATTTTAAAAGGCTGGTTCTGGGCGCCGGCGCCCGCCGCTCCGTACCCGGACATCGACCGGACGAGGTCGTCCGCCATCACGACGGGGGCCATCTTGGATGGCGGTGCTCCCAATGAAGGCGGGCAGGGTCCGAGGTCGTACATGGACGTGTCAATGTCTGTGAAGAGGACGTCGTCTAGGGCGAAGTCAGTCAGGAAGGAGCCCGGGGAGgacggagagggaggaagaggaggaggtggagagggttTCTCCAACCTGCTCTCCACCTCCTGATAGCCCCGCCcctcctccttcatgacaacaTCAAACAGAACCCGAGCAGGAGGTGGCGGCGGCGAAAccgaggaagaggaagacgaaGAGGAAGGACAGAGCTCCTCGATCTCCTCCAGGGCTGAGGAGAAGCTGTCTTTGGGTGACGGCGAGGGCGGTGGCGGCGGCCTCGGGGAGTGGTGTGGTGGGTGGTgttgggtggaggaggagggcggcAGGGTGAAGAACATGGGCAGGTCCTCCTCCAACAGCGAGGCGGGAGTCAGGCAGGAGTCCAGCGCCGTCAGTCCCGACAGCGGCGACGAGAGGATgctgaaggaggagggaggaggcgtAGGCTGTCGGTAGCCTTCGTCCTCGcaggcggcggcagcagcgaCAGGCGGcgcagcagagaagaagagagcgTCGACGCCTCCTTCCTGCCTGAAGTCGTCGTGGATGCGGCGGATGATGTTGTTGATGAGGACTCGGCGCTGGAGGCCGAGGTCGGCGCCCATCCGAGGACCGTACAGCTTCATGAGGGACATGTTGAGGACCGTCTGACGCTGCAGGGTGTAGGACACCTGCGACATGCCGCCGACTGCCAGAGGACGCCGGTCTTCCCCCAAAACATCCTCATCCTCGTCCAGTTTCCGCTTCACCCCGTTACCCAACATAAATCTGTGGAGTGGAGACAGAAACAGTTCAGAGAAAGACGACGTGAAACCTGGACAGCATCAAACTTTCAGTGAAGAAGATAAACTTTACTGATCCCACGCAAGGAAACtgacaccctggacaggttgccagactatcacagggctgacacatagagacagacaaccatttcacgctcacattcacacctacaggcaattaAGAGTCAACAataaacctgcatgtctttggactgcggGAGGAAgacggagaacccggagaaaacccacgttaaggggagaacatgcaaactccacacagaagggccccaagccgggtttgaacctgcgaccctcttgcctttttaacctatttttttttttccagagctttcaattGCCTTCCGATGAGAAAGACagtgagatgtggttgaaagctctgggAAAACAATAGAAAATGAACCCAGAGCTATGATTTATTTTGTccgaaaattaaataaatataaatcaaacaGAAGTGTGGGTGGATTAATGGATTGACATAAACATCTTCAGCACATATTCTGAGCTTTGCTTGTTTTTACTGTGAAGTCTTGAGAATGTTTAATTTCAGCAGGAAAAGCAACTTTTGGATGAGTTGGGATATGAAATCCAGGTAAAAATCAGTTTCAACCATTTTTTTCCCATCAAAtctgtaaaaatataaaataacgaACCTTACAGCTGTAAATATTACCAACAAGATTAACACAGATACCCTTTTAGAaacaaaacctaaggaagctTAAGTGTTGTAggttataaaacaacaaaaattcaAGCAactcaaaaacagaaaatgaaagatGACAGAGAATGTCAGAGATCACCTAAAGATCTCCGACAGAGTCTTGTGACAAGAAAGTCACTGGTTAGAAACCCCCCGATCTAAAGGGGAAATCTGACAGGGAAACAgccagcggtggaagaagtattcagatccttgacttcagtaaaagtactaataccacactgtgaaaatactccactacacgTAAAAGTCccgcattcaaaaccttactgaagtaaaagtattaaagtatgaaaagtaaaagtactcattgtgcagtaaaatgttccctctcagtgttttactattatatatgatgTTTTTGGTAAAGTATAAGTAGCTCAaatgtgtacttaagtacagtacttgagtacgAGGAGGGGGGGACATATTGATATATGAGCTGAAACACACGACGTGCTGAGAAATACTGAAAAAGAGCCGCGTGTCACATGACTGATGACACGTAAAGTTGGTGTGATGGACGAGTCACAAGTTTCCTGGAAGCTCAGCGGCTTCCTCACAAACATGAGAaatgtctgtgtgcgtgtgtgtgtgcgtgtgtgttgacAGTCAGCTGACCTGCTCCCATGTGAGCCGCAGTCAGCTGATTGGGTGAGAGTCAGTCAGTCCGACACCTTCTGACTCCCTGaacaacaaaacacaggaaacagGCGACTTCCGTCCTGACGACCAAACActgaacaaaacacacacacacacacacacacacacctttaacaCCCCGGGTGACTCGCCGGTGTTCCTAAAATCtctctttgctttgtgtttCCCCCCCAAGTTGTTGGTTATTTTTCATCttgtgaaataaataagttcACTTTAGTGAgtcaggaataaaaaaaattattgaaaTCAGCCTCAGAAATATGAAATGAGTCATGACCTTTATGTGAACGTAAGGGTCATGACTAAGATTTTTCTGGAGCAAAACCTGgtatgaaaaatataaaactacCCTTCTCCACTAACAACAAACCCCCAGTTTTGCAGGGTTTACTCAGCGTTGACCGGCAGCACTTATCATGTTCGTGGGTTAACACTGTTTTTCAACTGACATTTCATGTGAGCTCACTTTCAGTTTCACTTCCCTTTGTTCAGAGGCTCCCGACCCGGTGATAAGGACCCCTGGAGGGGTGGGCGGAAGAAAAAACTGAGCAGCAAtcactgattattttcattatcaatattTTCTCAGTTTATTGTCTGGactataaaatagaaaaaaaagagtaagaattaaatgttttgttttgtccaacaaacGTGGCAGAAATGACTGAGTTACTGAAGTACTGTACCTACGTCCAGCTACTTATGTAC
Proteins encoded:
- the LOC119484772 gene encoding SERTA domain-containing protein 2-like, translated to MLGNGVKRKLDEDEDVLGEDRRPLAVGGMSQVSYTLQRQTVLNMSLMKLYGPRMGADLGLQRRVLINNIIRRIHDDFRQEGGVDALFFSAAPPVAAAAACEDEGYRQPTPPPSSFSILSSPLSGLTALDSCLTPASLLEEDLPMFFTLPPSSSTQHHPPHHSPRPPPPPSPSPKDSFSSALEEIEELCPSSSSSSSSVSPPPPPARVLFDVVMKEEGRGYQEVESRLEKPSPPPPLPPSPSSPGSFLTDFALDDVLFTDIDTSMYDLGPCPPSLGAPPSKMAPVVMADDLVRSMSGYGAAGAGAQNQPFKMDLAELDHIMEVLVGS